TCAATCTCCTTGACGCTCAGGCTCGAGCGAGGAGCCTCCCCTGTGACCCAGTCTCTTTCCGTAAAGGAAGGGAGGACGTGCTCTTTGACCCACCTTCCCAGGGTTCGCTCTTCATCCCAAAAGTGCGTGACTCGGGGGTCACCCAACCGCTCCTTCGCCTCAGAAAGTCGCTCTTGGGCATCGCTGCTTAACATAGACAGCCAAATGGCATAAACGGAAATTTCGGAAGAGGGGTTTTTCGCCAGAATCTCCTGCTGCACCCAACGGGTGCCGTCCTCACAGACCCCTCACGTCGGGGAGAGAAGGAGAATCAGACGAGGCCTGCCCTGGTCCTGGTTAAAGAGCGTCTTTAGCTGCGCAAGAACAGTCTCCGCACCGCTTGTCTCTTGCATATTGCTCCCCTCTCAGGCTAAGGGTTAGCTTTTGCCTTAAAGCCGGCTCGCTCGATGGCCTTGATAAGTTCTTCCAGGGTAACTCTATCCAGGTCGTACTGAACCACCGCCTCCGGGGGTTTGAAGGTCACTTTGGCTTGCTTAACTCCGTCCAGCCTCTCCAAGGCCGTCTTGACCAAGACGGGTCAGGCGCCTCAGACCATGCCTTCAATGGTGAGAGTGACCGTCTGAAGCTCGGCCACAGCGGGACCCACGACCATCCCCACAAACAGCAGACCGAGAATCAGGGCAATCATTATTGTGTGTCGACTCATCGTTCCAACCCCTCAGCTGGGCAGGGCCGACATAAGCAGCTTGGAGGCGAACGCCGGGAATAGGTCGAAGAAAACGGCCACCGTCACCACAGCCGTGGCAAATATCAATAGAGTAAAGTTGAGCTTCGCTCCCACCATCCTACAGGCCAAGGTGCGGCAGCGACGCCGCTCGCGGAAGTAGAGGAAGTAACCCAGGGCCACCCCTCCCACACCCGTCGGGATGAGAACCGCACGGTATTTCATCGTGGTCGCCATGAAAGCGCCGCTGCCAAGGCCGAGCAGGATGACCGCCAGCGGCAATACACAGCAGAGCGACGCGGCGAGGGCCGAGACGAGGCTGACCACCCCGCTTTTGATTTCACCCACCTTCATCACCTCTCCCTTCTACGAAATTTCCAGGAGCCGTTGGAGCTTCCCCCGGTCGAAGCCGATGACCACCTCGTCACCGATAATCACTATGGGCACCGCCCGGGCCCCCGTCAGGCGGACCACCTCTTCCAAGGCTTCCGGGTCGTCCATCACGTTGTGGTCGGTGAAGGCGACCCCCTTTGCTGAAAGGAACCCTTTCAGTCCCTGGCAGGAGCTTCACGTGGGGCTTGAGTAGACGACGACGGACTTTTCTTCACTCATAACGGGTTCTCCCTTATTATCCCTTTTTCTCCTCAGGCGCCGTTATCAAACTTCCAAAGCCCAAGCCCCGTACTCGAAGCTCAGGCGAAAGGCTCGGTCACAATGCTCAACCATATCCCCCACTTGAACGTCGGTATCCAGCTCAAGTGCCTCGTAACACACCGGGCAGGAGGCGGTGGGAATGGGCTCCAGCGCCCACTGGTCCTTCTGTCTGACAAGTCGATAGGCGCTCCCCGCGCACACGTCACATAACACACGGTCGCCTTCTTTATCATCGGGCTCCAGAGCTTTCATCTCCCCGCATCCAGGGCAGAGAGCCTTTCTCTCTCCCTCACTCGCACTCACTTTGGCACCGCCTCCGCTGGACCCAGCCAACGACGGCCAGAACGACAAAGAGCCCCAGGGCTGGAAAGAGCACGTAATCGAGGTAGCCGACGATAGCCGACCATCCCACAACCGTCACGAGGACCACCAGCACGGGCGTGAAGCAGCAGACGGCCGCCACGACAGCCCCTATAATCCCAGTACGATGAAGACGAACGGCCGACTTGAGATTCACTCCGCCTCTTTCTCCTACACAAAAAGCCTAAGCCACGGAGCCGACCAAAAGAAGAGGCTCACCGCCAGCGCCCCCCAGAGGTAACGGCGCCGCTTGGGCCCACCCATCCCTTTAGTGTAGCTCAAGTAAAAGGCTACACC
The genomic region above belongs to Nitrospinota bacterium and contains:
- a CDS encoding heavy-metal-associated domain-containing protein; the encoded protein is MVKTALERLDGVKQAKVTFKPPEAVVQYDLDRVTLEELIKAIERAGFKAKANP
- a CDS encoding glutaredoxin family protein, encoding MKGFLSAKGVAFTDHNVMDDPEALEEVVRLTGARAVPIVIIGDEVVIGFDRGKLQRLLEIS
- the merF gene encoding mercury resistance system transport protein MerF; translation: MNLKSAVRLHRTGIIGAVVAAVCCFTPVLVVLVTVVGWSAIVGYLDYVLFPALGLFVVLAVVGWVQRRRCQSECE